CACTCTAACTATAACTTAACCGCCATCTTGTGAATGTTAATTTCACTGAACAATTTTTGTCTACGGTATACGGCATAGGAAATTACATCACGTTATTTAATAAAGAGTGCCCCAGAAACCCTATTTCCCGCTAGGTTTAATAATTATCGCACTGTGATTTGACACAATTATCTTATTTAGAAAAAGGTTTGTGAGTTACATCAACTTAGAAGGTGTAAAAATAACACTGCACATGATCTGgtttataacattaaaaagggTGACTCTTTAAAGCGTGAGCGGAAAGCATAGAAATTTAGATTTTCAAGTGTCATTCAAAAGTCATGTTGGGACATTTTCTTCCAGTTACAGTCATACagtacttttgatttttgagAATTGAGATCAAGTATTTTTCCTATCAATGGGAAGACAAATTTCTACAATGTGAATGAAGTATCCCTGCAATATAAATAAGGAGCATTTGCAATGAATTACAAAcaactgcacaaaaatgtaTCGCACTTTAGATGAAACCTTTAATGCAGAAGAAGTCTAAATTGTAAATTCTGGCTATCTGGAAGGCAGCTAGAGATAAAACCAAGACAAATGTCTATGGAGATTATATAAGTGAATTACTGGCATAGAGCGTAGTATTCATCTACAAAATTGGCACAAACCTGCATGCAAATATGGCAATTGTCTAAGATGAGTTTTACATCGCAAGCCAGTAGAAAAACACTTTCTGTgtaaacatacagaaaaaaataaggacTGAAGGATAGAAgccagacaagaaaaaaaaacatctgataaaCAAGCATAAGCAGCTCCCACACGAACATCATCATCTGCCAGCCTGTCAATCTATACTGTCATTCATCTACATCCTCAGAGAGGCCAAAATGCAGATACAAAACAAGAATATTCATTGAATATGATCAAGCATAAGAAATAATATctcataaaatattataaaaaacaacatcctCTTTATAACGCCTGAAAAATTAGTCCATTTATAGATACACAATGTCATTTACTGCAGGGAGACATTGGCACATATGTAGGTAAAAAGCCAGGCTAGAAACAACTACTTTGCAATAGATGTCTGAAAAATCCAGCGCACTTTCAGTTCTCCTCccaaaacaaatctttaaaacgcattaaaacactgacagtaTCATTACCTTGCTACTGTATCTATTCATCTTATTGGTTTCACATGTACAATATCAAAACTCATTACAAATATAACTTAAAGAGTGCAACCAAGTCTTGACATCATGCAAACGGGAAACACTTTTGATGACGGCACTCGTTCAGCAGGTAGGAGTTGAAGTCAGAAAGCGTTTTGGTTCATCCTGAGGTGGAAGATTGTTTTGGTCCGCTTCGAATTATCAAATACATTCAGCTAAGTAACATCCAGAGAAaagaattacagaaaaaaaagtagtccATAAGCTCTTTGTGGGTTAGACTCCTGATGATGTTGAGACAATGTCTTATATTCCCTTGAGATGTAAAGGTCCTCTCAGGATGGAAAGCGGGTTTATTTTCagtaatatgttttatttccaaGAAAAGGGAAGTTCACTgatctctcccacacacacaaagcctgcTTCCTGATTTGCACAATCGCACAGCATCTTTACAAAATGCTCGATTATGCCCTCCAGAATCGACAGCTTATTCGAGGGCAGGAAAAATGTGTCCCATATGACCTTTTGATTTCAGTTATTTGAGCTATTTTCTTCTGGACAGATGCCTTCATGCTGATACAATCTGCATCCACCTGGgtctcaaaatattaaaaatcagGGCAATTTgtcagtaaacaaaaacatcacatgtgCATAAAGTCAACAGCAATAATATACAGTaacaagtaagaaaaaaatcactttgtgtTAAAGATAATATGTGATGCAAAATATACAACTGAAATACGACTATCTTTAATGTTATATCTGCACTTATCTAAAAAATCAGATGCCATTCTGAGATTCAGTATATGAGCCATAATccaaagaaacactgaaaataaatatctggTAAATTTTCCAAACTGTTTAACCATTTAATAATGAAGTAAAGTGTAATACGtggttttacatttgttttttcagcttatCAGTGTTTTCTTTGGGAGCAAGAAAGCTGTGTCAGTCAGTATAGCATTTAGAGGTATGTAAAATGCCCgtatgtgtgtttcagtttgtcAAGTTCTCTACTCACTTGGAAACAAATGATGAAGCACTGACTTTGCTCagcttattttcagcatttagcATTTGCAGTCTTGCCACTggtatttttctctctcagtggAGGCATGTATGGGTGCATTCAATCcaatctgaaaatgaaaatacattttaaaaactgttcaaaatTCAGGATATCCACATGTAGAAAGGCATCCAAGAGTTTGGTCCAGGCTCAAGCTTTGTCTTTTGGGGTTTAAAATACTCCAAATGGACAAGGAGGGTGCAGAGAGAGCAGGtttagagagaggaggagctcTGGCTGTAGTGTCTCAGCAGCAACTGGCCGTATTCAGCCTCAGATGGAGGTGAGCTGCCGCTGGAGCTCAGAGATGAGTCTCTAAATGGGGAAGGAGGCGTCAAAGCCACCAGCTCCTCCATATCCTTGGCTCGCCTGCTGCTTACGCAAGTCCCGGCCAGGTGCTCGTAAATCTTACCTGCTGGTCGATTCTCGCAGAAATTGGAGACGGCTGTGACCTCTGCGTATGTGGTGACAGTGGATGGGGCCTGTCTGCCTCTGGATGTGAGGTATTGAGGTGGGCAGGGGGCGGCGTCTgcagctgcaggcagagcagtGGTGGATGTGGAGCTGACTCCCCCTGGCAGCATCATGGTGTTCAGCTCGCTGATGTTGGCCGTGAAGCGGTTAACCACGCAGCTGATTTGGTCCATGATGGTCCCCTGAGCTTGGCCGCCAATCATGCCTATGCCGATGTCACCCACTCCGATGACGCTAATGTCACCTCCATCCACCATACCAACACCCTGGCTGTTATCCCCACCTCTTCTTCTCACCCCAGGGTGCTCAGGTACGTAGGTGGGTAACGCCTgtccctcctctcctgtctcGCCTCCCTGGAAGCCCCTTGGTGACTGAGAGGGGGAGCAGTTGAAGGGCTGAGACACCTGTTGCTCTTCATACTGCTCTTGGACACCAGCATCCGCAGGTGTACCTCCATCTTTAGAGAAAGGCTTGATGATGGCGGTTTGGTTCACCTCCACTGCTTGCTTTTTCTTGACATGAAATGACATCCTCTTCCATATGTTTGGTCTGTAGGCCTGCTCACTCTGAGCCCATGTCACTGATTTCCCATTGGAACTGCAACACATATAAAAgacatgtttacatttgttaaaaGGTGATGATAAATACGACAGATCCACTGTGTAATACTGCACATCTTCTCATGTTCTACTTCTTCGTGTCTGTATTTCTACCATCCCCCGTTCTATATTTTGCTGTCTGTGTAATTTTACATCTCcctccattttctttttatcttccCTAGAAAGAGAAATCCTTAAAGGCAGCGGCTCTCCTGTGGGAGTACTTAACCCAAATGAGGTAGCCTTTTCTCAGCTCGGGGAACAGTTTTTCTTGGCGTATTCAGCCTGTTGGAGTGGATTCAGTTCTGATTTACCAAAGACAGTTTAAGAAGGAACAGGGATAGTTGTGTTCTTGGAAATATCTCAGCAGTTTCCATCTGTACAGATGGACTCAGGGGTGTCAACAACTAAAATATGTGGCTGTAAGGACAGAGGTGTAGATTGCCTGATGATAAACCAAGCAGGTAGTCTCTCCGCTATGACTTCCTGCAGCTTTCTGCTCATAGCCCCTTCCCCCCTTTTGTACATTAGACCATTACTAATGAAGTCCTTACATAAGTTAAGATGAATTATGCAAACCATGATTATGCCAGTATCTTTTATAGTATCTTTATTAACCACATCtgacaaaaatcagcaaaaaggGAAGCCAAATTCTTGTCTAATGAATATGGCAATTGATGACATGATTGTAttacaaagtaaatattttatagATAGCCAATGATGACGTCTTTATAGAATTTTGATTGTCTAAGAACAATTCCCTGCCACGTTTTTATACAGTTATCAATGGCAAAAAATAAGCTGACACTAAAAGTGCTTTCTCTTATTTAAATGTTGGACATGCAggagaaaaatgatttaagagtagcaaaatgtattaaaaaatatatattctatataCTTTCTATAAAAACTAAATGAGAACTACCTTAgggaaatgcattttaaaaggaTAACCTCATCCCTTAAACAATTGTTTGTATATCAGTAACTAACCCCATGTAATGTTGAATATGTGacagaaagtttgtttttcttttgtgtccCCTCAAAGAGCAAACAATCCAGTAACTGAGAAAAATATTGATGAAGTAAAGTAAAAGGGGTCCAGGTTTAATCGAGACAGAGCTGATTTAAGTCCGGTTCCCTCCAGGGGGAAAAACAATCCAGCGCTCTCCATGGACTTTGTATAGAGTGAGGGTGGCTccatgttttttctgtctgctagcaaacaactgaaaaatacctaaaagcCGCTGTGTGATTAGATGCACCACCAATGATGTAAAGAACccaaaattaagtttttgtaaGCTGCTGAACCTAAAACTGAGGTTTTTTAGAGGACAAATGAGGAAACAGAAGTAAGGGATCAGTAGAGAGAATGGGGGGAATCTGTGGGATCCTGACACTTAGCAAGTATTTTactaataaataatatacataactaataaaatatgcatatgacatgttgattttgaatgtttctAGCTAGCTTCAGGCATTTTGTTAGCATTTCAGCCCTTGTTTGCTTATTGTGGCACAGATAGTGTCCTTCTCAGTGGATGTGGCTTCCGCGTTATGATGCATTTTGCTCTGTGTCATCAGCAAAACaattagaaaacatttctttacaaactctcacagtATAATtcaatggatgttttgatatagttttgctgttttttaaatcataaagaaTTTCAtctgtttggggattttttctTCACCGttgaggcatgtgagaaaaaataaacgTTTTTATCCCGAATTCAAGgcaacatggggtgagtaagtGATAAGCAAACAATCATTTGGGGgataaagtattcctttaagacgCTTATGCAACTGGACTCAGGTGTTCAGGAGTTAATTTATTCATAGCTTAATACCCACTCAGGTCCCCATATACCTGATGTTGTCTTGTGCAGAGCCACGGCGTCGAAACAGGTTGGCCATGCTGCTAGAGGATTTGGCAGTCTTGGCAGCTTTCTTGGCATCACCGACATGCATGCGCACCACGGTAGATGTTGTGAAAGCACTCCGGACGTTTTTCTCCGGCTTAGCAAGCATGATGTACACCTGACCAGAAAATGAAcgataaaataatataaagcaTAAAGATGAAGGAATAAACTAATTATACCCAAAAAAGAAGACAGGACATTTGTAAGCTGTGTAACTTTTTCATTGTAACTGACAGTATTTGTTTCCATTTCTTACCTTTGGGACAAACATGCAGCAGAGAGCCACTGTGGCACTGAGGCTGACACTAAAGCACATGGTTATGATCTTGTAGTTGGAGCCAAAGTAAATAGGAACAAAGGCCAGCCAGATGATACAGGTGGTATACATGGTAAAGGCAATATACTTGGCCTCATTAAAATTAGCTGGAACATTACGAGTCTgtaggaaaaaaggaagaacagAGATTTTAAAGCAGTGTGAGACGTTGAAGTAGAAAGGACAATAAGAAAAGGTCTGAGTCTAAAGACCTATAAACGTGAAAAAGTATACAATTTGtgttaaaagaatacttcacttGAAAAATGACCGTTTTTATAGCAGTTACGCACTGCATGTTTCCTTGATTTcatggagaaaatgttttttcttgcatgcctccacggtgaacagAGAATGTAAGAAAGGTAaacattcttgatgaattgaagtaaacagggaccacatttaacaacagcaaaactatatcaaaacatccatttgcaaactctcacacaacttatGGAGTATAGTCCAAGTCgtatttatccagtcgtatgctcagcaCTTTCcagacacatgcattttcacaaaaatgctgcAACATAAAACACTTCTGCTTACAAGAAGTGCACCTGAGAATGCCTGGACACGCCACTCCACCACACATGAGACTGTTTCTTTTGACgtgttttaattataaataaattagatttgCGTGAGAGTGTGTAAAAGGATGTTTTGGTACGCTGTCCCCTTTTACCTGAagaatgtttgtcttttttggattctccattcACAATAGAGGCatgcaaggaaaaaaagttttcttcacaaactcaAAGTAACATGCAGTGAGTAATAgttataaaaatgttcattttgtggGTTAAGTATTTCTTCAACTACTGTTATGCAGCGGTACCTTGAAGGCGTAGAAGGTGCAGCTCAGGATAAGCAGGCCATTGTAGCCCAGGGGCGCCACCACCCCCAGAGTGGTCAGGTTGCAGATCAAGTGTACTTCACGGATACTGGGGTAGTCATAGATCACctaggaggaagaaaaggaagaggTCAGTGTAGCTGCatcaataaatgtaaatgagcATCGCCCACactgaaacagacagacacacacacacacacacacacacacacacaccacacacctgTGGTGGCTCTATGATGAGAAGTGCCACAATAATCCCAAGCTGCAGCAGTATGAGTAGGAAGGCGATGACCAATTGCGCGCAGGCGGACATAAAGCGCGGCTTTTTGGTGCAGATCTTCTTCTTGCTGCCTGCCAGGATCCGTGCTATACGGTTGGTCTGGATCAAAAATAGATCAAATGGTTTTGCAGGCTTCACTTAAATCAACTGTGGATAATACTGCTCGCTCTGATTCATAACAGTAATCTCCCTTTTAGTAACCAGATTTTAAACATCAACCTCAGCCCACACCAGATTCTAAACTTCTCCAGTACCTCTCTTACAATTGGCCATCATCCAATCTCTGGAGGTAGCTCTTTTACTCCTGCCCTTATCCTTAGATGCCCttctatttatgtttttttttaaaattggacCATGATAGTAGACAAAGTTGTCTGATCAAATGAATGTTTGCAACATCATCGGCAGCTCTCTCCTCTGCCAAAAGCTCCaacatgtgatgtgtgtgtgtgtgatgtcagaCAGCTAGAATTTCAGTGtacattttgcagttttgttctGCTGACCATCTATTCGGCATCTCAATCCCAACACGTGGACGTGTgtcaaaaaatggagaaaactgAGAATTTCTAATTTAACCTTTACCCTTTGAAATCCCTGACAccttgggaaaaaaaggctatGACCCACTTGGCAacaaatgtctcaaaaattagtaaaaggtaatttaaaaaatgatctgaaaattaaaaagaaaaaggaaaaaagaggattgtcagaaaatgatcaaatactAGGGCaaaatgcccagaaaaaaatatttataatcattatagttatatatttaaaataatgttacagaaacaaattatgcatgtatatttttaatttatctgcacttttcaggctattttcttgtgtgtttttgtttttaacttttattttttgtctatatttaggtaattttcttgtaattttttactaatttcttgctattttttgggttatgtctttttaagttgctcattgccttctgtccatgtttttgagagaaataaagggttttaaagagttaatggGAGGGtgtaaagatattttttgcTGTATGGAATACTGCCACGTTGTAGATTTTGACATCAAAATAAGCTGATGCTGGAACCAAGGTTATGTTTGTTCCTTTACCACCTGGgaacaaaacaggaaagaaaataCCTTTGTGACCAGTGCAGAGTAGCTCATGGCAGGGGACAGTCCGATTCCCAGCCGCTGGAGGTAGCAGTAGATTATGTGTGGCTTGGCAATAAGGCTGAAGGTGCACAGGTAGCCCAGACATATTCCAGCCAGGATGATATAGCAGAGCTCACGACTGGACGACTTGACCACAGGAGTGTCCCAAAATCTACAAATGTATCAAATCATGTCTAGATTCACAAAACTGGTAAAAGACAGCTGGTCCTATAGTATTTGAGTTTAGCTGCGGACAGACAGATATACACAAATGCATTCctacaaaaataagtaaaaaaataaaaaatcatgataACCTCCAGGCCTGGTGGAGATAATAACACCAGCTCTGGGTCAAAACAACAACCTGTCAGTGATTTTCTATGCATGGACACTGCATTAAGTTGGCCCATTGTTGCGTTGGTGTATGTTATTGCTATTGACCCAGGTCGGATCATTTTGACCCACTGATTTTACTGCGTATGTACTAGTAAAGCTGTAGGCTGTGATTACTTGATGAAGACGGAAGTCACAAAAAGTGTAGCCATGAGGCCCAGGCAGGCGAAGACCACAGCAGCGATGGGCTCTGGATCCCCCCAACGTACATACTGCACAGGGATGGGCTCACAACCTGCGCAATACAGAGAGATGATGGGgagtgagaaaacaaaacacagaagaatGAGAGGATCTATTCAAGTGTTTGCATTTAACAGCAGGTGGAAGAAATTCACACATGCTGCACTATTTACTGTGAACAACAATTGTTACTGTATGTGTAAAATATTCAGTCTGTGATGCAGTGGGTCATATAAGTTgactctttttgtgtgtgtgtgtgtgtgtgtgtgtgtgtgtgtgtgtgtgtgtgaaacattaAAGGGATCTGTAAGGGAAGAAAGAGGGATCGCCGAGAGATGTATCAGTGGAGCGGCAAGATAAACACACTCCTGGTGTCCTATGGAggatacacacataaaaactgccttcatgtgttttttttaaaactacaaagGAAGAGAAATATCGTGGGAGACAATAAGTGCTTACAAAAGGGCATGAATTTGGGCTTCAAACAGTTTTTTACAGACTTTGGAGTTAAGAAATCTGGCCTCAGCCAAATCCTTTATTCTGGCAAGGATCTAAAGTCTCTTGGTGTGTGTACAGTACATAAgtatttgtgttgatttctgTGTCTTAGCTCAGAGCGTTTGCCAGattttcagagtgtgtgtgtgtgtgtgtgtgtgtgtgtgtgtgtgtgtgtgtgtgtgtgtgtgtgtgtggtacgtAAGACGCAAGGGGATTTTGGGTGCACCACAAGTGTGTGACCCAGATTTGAAGGCTCTTCTGGCCTGTCTGGAAATCTTTGCAACAGGCACATAAACAAAGTGCATTTACCAGTGAGGTCATCAGTGGGCCAGAAGCCGAGGACACAGGCTTGACAAGTGTACTCATCAAACACAAACTCGTTCTCCTTGCAGGGAGTGCAAGTCCAACAGCAGCTCACCTCTCCTTTACGGATCacctggagacagacagacagacagacacacacacacacacacacacacacacacacacacacacacacacacacacacacacacacacacacacacacatacgcatgcTAGTATGAGAGGGCGGAAAGGTCTCAAAGCTCCAGTGGCACTTTTCTGTAGCTAATCTTAAACTCTGACTGGGAAATGAGGATTTCTTCATTAGgggataaaaagaaataaaaaaaagaaagatgtatAGAACAGATGTATACTTATTATTTAAATGATATTATCTTTGTACTATCGGCTTTTCAGTGTGAAAATAAGCTGAAGGTGTGGTGGGTCAGTGGTTCATGCTGTCACTTGCAGAAAGTTCTGGATTCAA
This genomic window from Plectropomus leopardus isolate mb chromosome 13, YSFRI_Pleo_2.0, whole genome shotgun sequence contains:
- the grm5a gene encoding glutamate receptor, metabotropic 5a isoform X2, which produces MAGGVRRNSGMGNRLELYVRLLALSVLLGADLSWLSLKHQVGVNAQNTERRILTHMPGDIIIGALFSVHHQPPADKVHERKCGAVREQYGIQRVEAMMHTLDRINADPTILPNITLGCEIRDSCWHSAVALEQSIEFIRDTLVSNEEEESQGRCTAEAGSLLVQGKKPIVGLIGPGSSSVAIQVQNLLQLFNIPQIAYSATSMDLSDKSLYKYFMRVVPSDMQQAKAMVDIVKKYNWSYVSAIHTEGNYGESGMEAFKDMAAKEGICIAHSDKIYSNAGEQSFDKLLQKLRAHLPKARVVACFCEGMTVRGILMAMRRQRLVGEFLLVGSDGWADRYDVTDGYQREAAGGITIKLKSAYVTWFDDYYLNLTPDANLRNPWFPEFWQHRFQCRLRGHPQESTKYNRTCTWRESLRHQYAQDTKMGFVINAIYSMAYGLHAMQESLCPGYKGLCENMRPIDGRKLLDFLMRTNFTGVSGETIHFDQNGDSPGRYEIMNFKLTGEDEYAYIHVGSWDQGGLKMNDEEIWSNNSDIIQSVCSEPCQKAQIKVIRKGEVSCCWTCTPCKENEFVFDEYTCQACVLGFWPTDDLTGCEPIPVQYVRWGDPEPIAAVVFACLGLMATLFVTSVFIKFWDTPVVKSSSRELCYIILAGICLGYLCTFSLIAKPHIIYCYLQRLGIGLSPAMSYSALVTKTNRIARILAGSKKKICTKKPRFMSACAQLVIAFLLILLQLGIIVALLIIEPPQVIYDYPSIREVHLICNLTTLGVVAPLGYNGLLILSCTFYAFKTRNVPANFNEAKYIAFTMYTTCIIWLAFVPIYFGSNYKIITMCFSVSLSATVALCCMFVPKVYIMLAKPEKNVRSAFTTSTVVRMHVGDAKKAAKTAKSSSSMANLFRRRGSAQDNISSNGKSVTWAQSEQAYRPNIWKRMSFHVKKKQAVEVNQTAIIKPFSKDGGTPADAGVQEQYEEQQVSQPFNCSPSQSPRGFQGGETGEEGQALPTYVPEHPGVRRRGGDNSQGVGMVDGGDISVIGVGDIGIGMIGGQAQGTIMDQISCVVNRFTANISELNTMMLPGGVSSTSTTALPAAADAAPCPPQYLTSRGRQAPSTVTTYAEVTAVSNFCENRPADWIECTHTCLH
- the grm5a gene encoding glutamate receptor, metabotropic 5a isoform X1, which encodes MAGGVRRNSGMGNRLELYVRLLALSVLLGADLSWLSLKHQVGVNAQNTERRILTHMPGDIIIGALFSVHHQPPADKVHERKCGAVREQYGIQRVEAMMHTLDRINADPTILPNITLGCEIRDSCWHSAVALEQSIEFIRDTLVSNEEEESQGRCTAEAGSLLVQGKKPIVGLIGPGSSSVAIQVQNLLQLFNIPQIAYSATSMDLSDKSLYKYFMRVVPSDMQQAKAMVDIVKKYNWSYVSAIHTEGNYGESGMEAFKDMAAKEGICIAHSDKIYSNAGEQSFDKLLQKLRAHLPKARVVACFCEGMTVRGILMAMRRQRLVGEFLLVGSDGWADRYDVTDGYQREAAGGITIKLKSAYVTWFDDYYLNLTPDANLRNPWFPEFWQHRFQCRLRGHPQESTKYNRTCTWRESLRHQYAQDTKMGFVINAIYSMAYGLHAMQESLCPGYKGLCENMRPIDGRKLLDFLMRTNFTGVSGETIHFDQNGDSPGRYEIMNFKLTGEDEYAYIHVGSWDQGGLKMNDEEIWSNNSDIIQSVCSEPCQKAQIKVIRKGEVSCCWTCTPCKENEFVFDEYTCQACVLGFWPTDDLTGCEPIPVQYVRWGDPEPIAAVVFACLGLMATLFVTSVFIKFWDTPVVKSSSRELCYIILAGICLGYLCTFSLIAKPHIIYCYLQRLGIGLSPAMSYSALVTKTNRIARILAGSKKKICTKKPRFMSACAQLVIAFLLILLQLGIIVALLIIEPPQVIYDYPSIREVHLICNLTTLGVVAPLGYNGLLILSCTFYAFKTRNVPANFNEAKYIAFTMYTTCIIWLAFVPIYFGSNYKIITMCFSVSLSATVALCCMFVPKVYIMLAKPEKNVRSAFTTSTVVRMHVGDAKKAAKTAKSSSSMANLFRRRGSAQDNISSNGKSVTWAQSEQAYRPNIWKRMSFHVKKKQAVEVNQTAIIKPFSKDGGTPADAGVQEQYEEQQVSQPFNCSPSQSPRGFQGGETGEEGQALPTYVPEHPGVRRRGGDNSQGVGMVDGGDISVIGVGDIGIGMIGGQAQGTIMDQISCVVNRFTANISELNTMMLPGGVSSTSTTALPAAADAAPCPPQYLTSRGRQAPSTVTTYAEVTAVSNFCENRPAGKIYEHLAGTCVSSRRAKDMEELVALTPPSPFRDSSLSSSGSSPPSEAEYGQLLLRHYSQSSSSL